ACTCCAAGTACTTTAGGCACTCTAAGTACTTCTTAATAAAAAAAAATTGATATTAAAAATGTTTAAAAATTATAAGGCAGTTGATTACTTGGATAACTTTAGGCACTCCAAGTACTTTAGGCACTCTAAGTACTTCTTAATAAAAAAAAATTGATGTTAAAAATGTTTAAAAATTATAAGGCAGTTGATTACTTGGATAACTTTAGGCACTTTAAGTACTTTAGGCACTCTAAGTACTTCTTAATAAAAAAAATATGAATAAAGAAGTCATCATAAAAGTAAAAGACCTGACAAAGAAATTTGGTAGTTTTACTGCAAACGATAATTTAACTTTTGAGGTTTATCGAGGCGAGATATTTGGCTTTTTAGGAGCAAATGGAGCAGGCAAAACAACTGCTATTAAAGTTTTGTGTGGTTTATCGTATCCAACTTCAGGTAATATTAGTGTTGCAGGATTTGATGTTTATAAGCAGAGAGAAAAAATAAAAAAGAACATTGGATACATGAGTCAATTTTTCTCATTGTATCAAGATTTAACAGTAATTGAAAATATTCGTTTTTTTGGTGGAATTTATGGATTAAAAAGAAAAGTGATAAAAAAACAAACGGAACAATTACTTGAAAGACTTGATTTTTCACAGATAAAAGATAAACTGATTGCTGATATTCCTTTGGGCTGGAGGCAAAAGCTTGCTTTTTCCATTGCTATTTTTCATCAACCTAAAATAGTTTTTCTTGACGAACCAACAGGTGGTGTTGACCCTGTAACAAGACGACAGTTTTGGGATTTAATTTATGAAGCTACAAACAATGGTATAACAGTTTTTGTTACAACACATTACATGGAAGAAGCTGAGTATTGTGATAGAGTTTCTATAATGGTTGATGGTAGAATTGAAGCATTGGATACACCCGGCAATTTGAAGGAAAAGCATAATGCGGAAAATATGGATGAGGTTTTTGTTAAACTGGCAAGAAATTAATTTTGAAAAAATAAGATGAAACGTTTTTGGGGTTTTGTAAAAAAAGAGTTTTTTCACATTTTTAGAGATGTGAGAACACTGCTAATAATCTTTGGGATGCCAATTGCTCAAATTCTTGTTTTCGGTTTTGTTATTACTAATGAAATCAGGGATGCAAAAATTGCAGTTTATGATAAATCAAAAGATAATGTTACTAATGAAATAGTCCAAAAATTATTATCGTCAGGTTATTTTTTACTTACAAAAAACATAAGTAATGAGAAAGAAATTGGAGAAAGCCTTAAGAGTGGCAGTGCAAAAGTAGTTATTGTTTTTGAAGATAATTTTGCAAAAAATCTTGAAAAAGAAAAAATTGCAAATATTCAAATACTTGCTGATGCATCGGATCCCAATAGTGCAAATATGGTTGTAAGCTATGCAACAGCAATAATTCAGACTTATGTGCAGAATGAGAATATAAATATAAAATCGCCAATGCAGATAAAGCCTGTAGTGCGTATGCTTTACAACGAAAATCTTAAGGGAGCTTATATGTTTATTCCCGGCACTATTGCTTTAATTTTAATGTTAATTTCTGCTATGATGACCTCTGTTTCTATTGCAAGAGAAAAGGAAATGGGAACAATGGAAGTGTTACTCGTTTCACCACTAAAACCGATACATATAATTCTTGGCAAAGTAACTCCTTATGTGCTACTTTCATTTATAAATGCTGTTGTTATTATCATTCTTGGAAATTGGGTTTTTGATGTTCCCGTAAAAGGCAATATAGTGTTGCTTCTTGCTGAATCATTACTATATATTTCAATGGCACTGTCACTGGGGATTCTGATATCAACAGTATCAAAAAGTCAACAAATAGCAATGTTTATTTCAATGTTTGCTTTAATGCTACCATCAATTCTGCTATCGGGTTTTATTTATCCAATTGAAAATATGCCCAATGTTTTACAATGGTTTAGTCTTTTTATGCCACCAAGATATTTTATTTCAATACTAAAAGATATTATGCTCAAAGGTGTAGGATTTATGTTTGTGTGGAAAGAAACTGCAATACTTCTCGGAATGACCTTGGTTTTTATAATTTTAAGTGTTAAAAAATTCAAACAAAGACTTGAGTAAATAAATTTTTAATGAGAACGATTTTATACATACTTCAAAAAGAGTTTATTCAAATTTTTAGGGACAAAACAATGTTGCCTATCATTTTTATAATGCCAATTATACAGCTTGTTATTTTGGTAAATTGTGCAACATTGGAAATGAAAAATATTAATATTTTTGTTGTTGACAAAGATTTGTCTTCTACATCACGTTTAATGATTAGTAAATTTGATGCATCACCTTTCTTTCATGTCAAAGGAGGAGTATTTGATTTAGCAAAAGGAGAAAAAGAAATAATTAAAGGTAATGCTGATATTATAGTGCATATCCCCAAAGGTTTTGAAAAAAAATTACTTAAAGAAAACCATAGTAAAATACAAATCTTAATAAATGCAATTAATGGTATGACTGCCGGAATTACAAACGTTTATGCTAATTCAATAATTCGGCAATTCAATGGTGATATTGTTATGGAAATGCAAAATATTACTACTTTAAAAGCTGTAAAAAGAATTAATATAAATTATTCGTTTTGGTATAATCCTCAGATGAAATACAAGATATATATGCTTCCAGGTATTTTGGTTATTTTAGTTACCGTTGTCGGGATGTTTTTAACGGCTTTAAATATTGTGCGTGAAAAAGAAATGGGAACAATTGAGCAAATAAATGTTACTCCAATTAAAAAATATCAGTTTATGATAGGGAAGTTATTACCCTTTTGGATTATTGCTTTATTTGAACTTGCTTTTGGGTTGCTTATTGGTAAAATATTTTTTAGTTTGCCAATAGTAGGAAATATTGCTTTGTTGTTTGCTGTTGGTGCTGTCTATCTTTTAGTTGCATTGGGAATAGGATTGTTTTTATCAACAATTTCAGATTCACAACAACAAGTAATGTTTATCTCATTTTTCTTTTTATTAATATTTATCCTTACCAGCGGAATATTTACTCCAATTGAAACCATGCCTGCTTGGGCTCAAAAGCTAACTGTAATAAATCCTATTCGTTATTTTATGCAAATTATAAGAATGATTTTACTCAAAGGTTCTGAATTTAGACATTTTCAAAAGGAGTTTTTTACATTGTGCATTTATGCAGTTGTGATTTTGAGTATAGCAACATTTAGATATAAAAAAGTTTCATAGGAAAAGGGATACATGATGCGAGTTAAGGGGGGGGCTATTTACAGTAAAACTCAATCATCTGTGAAATAGCTCTTTGGCAAATTGGACAAAAGTTATTTTCAGAAATTGAACGCATAGTACAGTCCATAAAAGGTCGATAAACACCTTCGGAAAGATATCCACCACCTTCATAAACACCTATTTTATTTTCATTTTTATTAATCTTTGGAGTAGGGATTTTAGTTTTTTTATCAATTAAATCTTTCCATTTTTTTTCAAAATCAACTAAAGTTGTAATATTTGGTTGCCATGGTTCAACTTCAATTGAGAAAAAATTTTCATAAGAAACATTACCTTCGTATTCATCTGCTAATCCGGCAAATGCATGTCCGAATTCATGATTTTGTAAAAAAGATGCATATTTATTATCACTTGTTGCAATTGAATAAAAGTTATAAATTCCCCCTCCTCCATATTTTGAAGAATTTACAAGAATAAAAATATTATCGTAAGGTACATTTGAAGCAATATCTTTAACAGTAAAATAACTTTCGGTAAGTAAATATCTTTCGCTTTCAAAAGTATTAAAGCTTGAATTTAAAATTGTTTCTTTGAGCAATGCATTTTGAGGAATGTCTGTTCCATTTTCTATTGATGGAGATATTACCCCCCAAATATTAATGTTCTTTTTATAATTTTCGTAAGGATGATAGCTAAACATATTTTTCACAAAAGTTGTTGCATCTTTTCTGAATTTTTCCATTTCGTCTTTTGTATAACCTTCTGCTAAAATAGCAATATCAACATTTGTTGCTGAAGCACCTGAATAGAATAAATTTATAGTATCAATTCCTGCATACATATTTTCTTGAAATTTAATAGTGTCAGAAGAAAATTCTAAATTTAAAATCAAATTCGGTTTATGTTCTTTATCCCTTAAAAAAAGTTTAACAACAACAGCTTTTTTAGGAAAAGGGATTACAAAGGCTTCTTCAAATTCTTTTATTTCAGTTTTACCCTTAGAGGTTGTTCTATATTCCTCAAACATATCACAAAAACCGCTAGTGTAAATTAATTTACCTGAAGCTTTATCGTAAACATGAAGGCGATATGTTCCGTATAAAAAACTATCAATTAAATTTACTTTTGTTCCACCCCAAAAAGGATCTTTTTTAAAACCTTTAAGCCTAACAGATTCAGAATCAATATTTCCCTTTATGAAATATTCTATCCTTAATGATTGTTCTTTAAAATATTTGTCAAAGTTATTTTGTCCTAAAATTAAAAAAGGAAATGCTACAAAAACCAGCAGAGGTATTATTTTTGTTTTCATGAAAATAAAAATTTATTAAAAATAGATAATCAAATAACAGTGAAATTCTAAGAATCAAAGGTAGTGCAATTTCAAAAATTGAAGTGTTGAAATTTACATAAATTTGAAATAGAATTAAAAATGTTGTATATTTGCATGATAAGTTGAATGCGACAAAAATTAGCCCTGAAAAATATAGAGAAAGTATGGAAACTATATCAACACAAGCAGAACAGCAATTTGTTTCTACAGCTCAAATGTTAAGAAAAGAAGGAATTGAAAAAGGAATTAGAAAAACTGCATTGAAAATGATTGATAAAGGTTATTCAAATTCCGAGATTATTGAATTAACAACTTTGAGTGAAAAAGAAGTAAATATTCTTAGAGAATTGTAATAGTTTGAATAACTAAAAGCAATTCATATAGCTTAAAATTTCATGTCTAAGACTTCACACTCTGGCAGTCAGCATATCAGAACAAGATTAGCTGTTTTCTAAAAAATGTTAAACAATCTCAAAATTATCTCTGTCATTCAAAAATGGCATTTGCTTACGTGCTTTCATTAGGTCTTGAGCACTTATTTTTACATGCAAAACTGTTTCAATATCTGTAGCTTTTATTATAAATTTCCCGATAGGGCTTATTGCCATACTTTCACCTGTGTGATAAACATCGTTGAAATCATTTCCTATCCTGTTTACTGCAAGTAAAAACGATTGATTTTCAATGGCTCTTGCAAAAAGCAAACTCTCCCATTGCAAGGCTCTTCTTTGTGGCCAATTAGCTACAAGTACTATTAGGTTATAATCTTCTTTATTTCTTATCCAAACAGGAAATCTTAAATCGTAACAAATAAATGGAGCAACTTTCCAACCTTTAAAATCAACAATTAATTTTTTGTTACCAGCTTGATAATGGTTTTGTTCTCCGGCAAGAGTAAAAAGATGTCTTTTGTCATAAGTTTCATAAGTACCATCAGGTCTCATCCAAATTAACCTGTTGTAAAAATTATTGTTTTCGCTTATAATTATGCTACCGGTAATAACTGCATTCTTTTCTTTTGCATGTTTGCTCATCCATTGCATTGTGGCACCATCCATTTCTTCAGCATTTTTTTCGGGGTTCATGCTAAAGCCTGTAGTAAACATTTCAGGAATAACTATTAGGTCGGTTTTGTCAGGAATTTCATTTGCAAAAATTTTATCAAATTTTTCTAGATTAGCTTTTTTGTTTTCCCATACAA
This sequence is a window from Bacteroidota bacterium. Protein-coding genes within it:
- a CDS encoding ABC transporter ATP-binding protein, with translation MNKEVIIKVKDLTKKFGSFTANDNLTFEVYRGEIFGFLGANGAGKTTAIKVLCGLSYPTSGNISVAGFDVYKQREKIKKNIGYMSQFFSLYQDLTVIENIRFFGGIYGLKRKVIKKQTEQLLERLDFSQIKDKLIADIPLGWRQKLAFSIAIFHQPKIVFLDEPTGGVDPVTRRQFWDLIYEATNNGITVFVTTHYMEEAEYCDRVSIMVDGRIEALDTPGNLKEKHNAENMDEVFVKLARN
- a CDS encoding ABC transporter permease, with the translated sequence MKRFWGFVKKEFFHIFRDVRTLLIIFGMPIAQILVFGFVITNEIRDAKIAVYDKSKDNVTNEIVQKLLSSGYFLLTKNISNEKEIGESLKSGSAKVVIVFEDNFAKNLEKEKIANIQILADASDPNSANMVVSYATAIIQTYVQNENINIKSPMQIKPVVRMLYNENLKGAYMFIPGTIALILMLISAMMTSVSIAREKEMGTMEVLLVSPLKPIHIILGKVTPYVLLSFINAVVIIILGNWVFDVPVKGNIVLLLAESLLYISMALSLGILISTVSKSQQIAMFISMFALMLPSILLSGFIYPIENMPNVLQWFSLFMPPRYFISILKDIMLKGVGFMFVWKETAILLGMTLVFIILSVKKFKQRLE
- a CDS encoding ABC transporter permease gives rise to the protein MRTILYILQKEFIQIFRDKTMLPIIFIMPIIQLVILVNCATLEMKNINIFVVDKDLSSTSRLMISKFDASPFFHVKGGVFDLAKGEKEIIKGNADIIVHIPKGFEKKLLKENHSKIQILINAINGMTAGITNVYANSIIRQFNGDIVMEMQNITTLKAVKRININYSFWYNPQMKYKIYMLPGILVILVTVVGMFLTALNIVREKEMGTIEQINVTPIKKYQFMIGKLLPFWIIALFELAFGLLIGKIFFSLPIVGNIALLFAVGAVYLLVALGIGLFLSTISDSQQQVMFISFFFLLIFILTSGIFTPIETMPAWAQKLTVINPIRYFMQIIRMILLKGSEFRHFQKEFFTLCIYAVVILSIATFRYKKVS
- a CDS encoding M64 family metallopeptidase; the encoded protein is MKTKIIPLLVFVAFPFLILGQNNFDKYFKEQSLRIEYFIKGNIDSESVRLKGFKKDPFWGGTKVNLIDSFLYGTYRLHVYDKASGKLIYTSGFCDMFEEYRTTSKGKTEIKEFEEAFVIPFPKKAVVVKLFLRDKEHKPNLILNLEFSSDTIKFQENMYAGIDTINLFYSGASATNVDIAILAEGYTKDEMEKFRKDATTFVKNMFSYHPYENYKKNINIWGVISPSIENGTDIPQNALLKETILNSSFNTFESERYLLTESYFTVKDIASNVPYDNIFILVNSSKYGGGGIYNFYSIATSDNKYASFLQNHEFGHAFAGLADEYEGNVSYENFFSIEVEPWQPNITTLVDFEKKWKDLIDKKTKIPTPKINKNENKIGVYEGGGYLSEGVYRPFMDCTMRSISENNFCPICQRAISQMIEFYCK
- a CDS encoding amidohydrolase, giving the protein MQDINAALVQLDLVWENKKANLEKFDKIFANEIPDKTDLIVIPEMFTTGFSMNPEKNAEEMDGATMQWMSKHAKEKNAVITGSIIISENNNFYNRLIWMRPDGTYETYDKRHLFTLAGEQNHYQAGNKKLIVDFKGWKVAPFICYDLRFPVWIRNKEDYNLIVLVANWPQRRALQWESLLFARAIENQSFLLAVNRIGNDFNDVYHTGESMAISPIGKFIIKATDIETVLHVKISAQDLMKARKQMPFLNDRDNFEIV